In a single window of the Podospora pseudocomata strain CBS 415.72m chromosome 2 map unlocalized CBS415.72m_2, whole genome shotgun sequence genome:
- a CDS encoding uncharacterized protein (BUSCO:EOG09260H6E; EggNog:ENOG503NUP4; COG:S): MFWTFSRAQDCKKPAARLLQLNPDNPASHTIRHGEPIRHTPKHSLHHRIFSSIRPTATTQDRHVHCHQQLAREWHSRPTPTPSSPSRLRHLVGADSDYPHFHLCNALFLHLRPTINYIPWTFLRAKMREVNFSIPNVNKASVGITTALYDRRALDCTSTLPLINSLNHLAYLTTSSARIRDILTVDGGIERLVCILKQGRSKDMMDMWKWNLAFQCVVNIGVRGTEAVRTRVVEADMVPVIATILDNYIKVIENVRAKAEEAKHKDRHHHHRVGGSSRAHKSSSFSSRSGALETFRRQAPPPSIDVSAPFAGPSTTVIQSNSEATPTAPQFQVTPPADRTPLAGHHPHHHHTSRTHEARPPMALTPNVILAPSVPSMDAADGFVRPTRDADRLVGIVPLPFARPPLTSQPASPTTPLPPPQIRSPTVRPATMLTAAARSRQRPSIRHQHSTAAESDDMNAESVASDETPDTEMSETAEIQPAVGIQDIAMEDGEGMMTGTAMELTTPTVSETQEAGTFNITHQGPVDGSIVTNPTPTPVPAIGLSPNRPTMVSPQQPSMPNATVPRYLLDRQVTPNPQMLAAMPREEDVLMSLQLLAYVSKYCNLRKYFQKSHLVPKLKIGKEIQLLDGADPAALEAELEEEDETCEEEYLLPNDLNIFPLVEKFTVRYHSTDMQYWAGVVMRNLCRKDDTRGGIRQCAYYQCGKWEEYTRQFAKCRRCRRTKYCSKECQKSAWAFHRHWCIAATQ, from the exons ATGTTCTGGACATTCTCCAGGGCCCAAGACTGCAAAAAACCAGCAGCTCGCCTGCTCCAACTGAACCCAGACAACCCAGCCTCTCACACCATCAGGCACGGCGAGCCCATCCGTCACACACCCAAACACTCTCTCCATCACCGAATCTTCAGCAGCATTCGACCGACTGCCACAACCCAAGACCGCCACGTCCATTGCCATCAACAGCTTGCCCGTGAGTGGCACAGCAGACCGACACcgacaccatcctctccatcgCGGCTGAGGCATTTGGTCGGCGCCGACTCGGATTATCCTCATTTTCATCTCTGCAACGCCCTTTTTCTGCATTTGCGGCCTACCATCAACTATATACCCTGGACATTTCT GCGAGCCAAGATGAGGGAAGTCAACTTCAGCATACCCAATGTCAACAAGGCGTCGGTGGGCATTACCACCGCCCTTTACGACAGACGCGCCCTCGATTGCACGTCGACCCTGCCCCTGATCAACTCTCTCAACCATCTCGCTTACCTCACAACATCGTCGGCTCGCATCCGCGACATCTTGACCGTCGATGGCGGCATCGAAAGGTTGGTCTGCATCCTGAAGCAGGGTCGCAGCAAAGACATGATGGACATGTGGAAGTGGAATCTGGCTTTCCAATGTGTCGTCAACATAGGCGTTAGGGGCACAGAAGCTGTTCGGActcgggtggtggaggctgaCATGGTCCCCGTGATTGCCACAATCCTCGACAACTACATCAAAGTCATTGAAAATGTACGGGCAaaggccgaggaagccaagcACAAGgaccgccatcatcatcaccgggTTGGTGGCAGCAGCCGGGCGCACAAATCCTCCAGTTTCTCATCAAGATCCGGCGCATTGGAGACTTTCAGAAGACAagcgccaccaccgtcaaTTGACGTGTCTGCCCCGTTCGCCGGCCCTTCCACCACAGTCATACAGTCCAATTCTGAGGCCACACCCACTGCTCCGCAATTCCAGGTAACGCCACCAGCCGATCGGACGCCTTTGGCGggacaccacccccatcaccatcacacgAGTAGGACGCACGAGGCTCGCCCACCTATGGCTCTCACGCCCAACGTGATCCTTGCCCCGTCCGTACCATCGATGGATGCCGCCGATGGATTTGTCAGGCCGACACGGGATGCGGATCGGTTGGTGGGAATCGTACCGCTGCCATTTGCTCGGCCTCCCTTGACATCTCAGCCGGCGTCACCCACCACTCCACTTCCGCCACCGCAGATTCGTTCTCCTACCGTGCGACCTGCCACCATGCTCACCGCCGCTGCTCGGTCTCGCCAACGACCATCTATCCGCCATCAGCACTCGACAGCTGCCGAGTCGGATGATATGAATGCTGAAAGTGTTGCATCGGATGAAACGCCCGATACTGAGATGTCTGAGACGGCCGAAATCCAACCGGCCGTAGGAATTCAGGACATTGCCatggaggatggcgagggtaTGATGACTGGCACCGCCATGGAACTGACAACGCCCACGGTATCCGAGACTCAGGAAGCCGGCACTTTCAACATCACACATCAAGGGCCGGTAGACGGCAGCATTGTCACCAACCCGACCCCGACGCCAGTTCCTGCAATTGGCTTGTCGCCAAACAGACCGACGATGGTGAGCCCACAGCAGCCATCGATGCCAAACGCGACAGTGCCTCGTTACCTGCTCGATCGTCAAGTCACACCAAATCCACAAATGCTTGCCGCTATGCCCAGGGAAGAAGACGTTTTGATGTCTCTCCAACTGCTCGCCTACGTTTCCAAATACTGCAACCTCAGAAAGTACTTCCAAAAAAGTCACCTGGTTCCTAAGCTCAAGATTGGCAAGGAAATTCAACTTCTTGATGGAGCCGATCCGGCAGCCCTCGAGGctgagctcgaggaggaagacgagacaTGTGAAGAGGAATACCTACTGCCCAATGACCTCAACATCTTCCCCTTGGTGGAAAAGTTCACGGTCCGGTACCACAGCACCGATATGCAATACTGGGCCGGGGTAGTTATGAGAAACCTGTGCCGGAAGGACGACACCCGCGGCGGCATCCGACAATGTGCCTACTACCAGTGCGGGAAATGGGAAGAGTACACGCGGCAATTTGCTAAATGCCGCCGCTGTCGACGAACCAAGTACTGCAGCAAAGAATGCCAAAAGAGCGCCTGGGCCTTTCACCGGCACTGGTGCATTGCCGCCACGCAATAA